A genomic window from Colletotrichum destructivum chromosome 7, complete sequence includes:
- a CDS encoding Putative EF-hand domain-containing protein → MASPSALFDLGQGRRDLAALPADWQQNIREAWEVVDQQGLGSLNAREWPFALRAIGFDLARTETYALLVAHGVPPHDHDPSRGPCSPSRLRMPQEHFSAIAAWLLMRRDPQEEAEDAWKMFDPRGTGRVTLESLRAVCAEVNSTLSEADMRRMIDMADISGKGWVSKEEFIEVARGGFGRG, encoded by the exons ATGGCTTCCCCCTCAGCACTGTTCGACCTGGGTCAGGGGCGCCGCGATCTGGCGGCCCTGCCCGCCGACTGGCAACAAAACATTAGAGAAGCT TGGGAGGTGGTCGACCAGCAAGGCCTCGGCTCCCTCAACGCGCGCGAGTGGCCTTTCGCCCTCCGCGCCATCGGCTTCGATCTCGCACGCACCGAGACGTACGCCCTTCTCGTCGCGCACGGCGTCCCGCCGCACGACCACGACCCGTCCCGCGGGCCCTGCAGCCCATCACGCCTGCGCATGCCGCAGGAGCACTtctcggccatcgccgcGTGGCTGCTCATGCGCCGCGACCCGCAAGAGGAGGCTGAGGACGCCTGGAAGATGTTCGACCCGCGCGGTACGGGGCGTGTCACGCTCGAGAGCCTGAGGGCCGTGTGCGCCGAGGTGAACAGTACGCTGAGCGAGGCCGACATGAGGCGGATGATTGACATGGCGGACATCTCGGGCAAGGGGTGGGTTAGCAAGGAAGAGTTCATTGAGGTTGCCAGGGGCGGCTTCGGCCGTGGTTAG
- a CDS encoding Putative mitochondrial carrier protein: MSSGSFKQAAEAARTRTSEVMKGDSVAVANDFLHTPFMRAALPFINGGLSGMVATSVIQPVDMVKVRIQLAGEGVAGGPKPTPLSVTREIIASGKALDLYTGLSAGLLRQAVYTTARLGFFDTFMGKLGQRAKDQGKTIGFKERATAGLAAGGLAAMIGNPADLALIRMQSDGLKPLAERKNYKSVIDALSGIAKSEGVGALWAGAAPTVVRAMALNFGQLAFFSEAKSQLKQNTQWSSQAQTLTASAIAGFFASFFSLPFDFVKTRLQKQSKGPDGKLPYKSMVDCFAKVAKQEGVMRFYRGFGTYYVRIAPHAMVTLIVADYLGFLTK; the protein is encoded by the exons ATGAGTTCTGGTTCCTTCAAGCAGGCAGCCGAGGCCGCACGAACTCGTACCTCCGAAGTCATGAAAGGAGACTCAGTTGCCGTCGCTAATGACTTCCTCCACACCCCGTTCATGAGGGCGGCTCTGCCTTTCATCAACGGCGGTCTCAGTGGCATGGTCGCCACCTCGGTCATCCAGCCCGTCGACATGGTCAAGGTCCGCATCCAGCTTGCCGGCGAAGGTGTTGCTGGAGGACCCAAGCCCACGCCCTTGTCCGTCACGAGGGAGATCATCGCCAGCGGAAAGGCCCTTGACCTCTATACCGGACTGTCCGCCGGCCTCCTGCGTCAAGCCGTCTACACGACGGCCCGCCTGGGTTTCTTCGACACCTTCATGGGCAAGCTCGGCCAACGCGCCAAGGACCAGGGCAAGACTATTGGCTTCAAGGAACGCGCGaccgccggcctcgctgccGGAGGTCTGGCTGCTATGATCGGCAACCCTGCCGACCTGGCGCTCATCCGCATGCAGAGTGATGGCCTGAAGCCCCTGGCCGAACGCAAGAACTACAAGAgcgtcatcgacgccctctCGGGCATCGCAAAGTCGGAAGGCGTTGGTGCCCTCTGGGCCGGTGCCGCTCCTACGGTCGTCCGTGCCATGGCCCTCAATTTTGGTCAGCTTGCCTTCTTCAGCGAGGCCAAGTCGCAGCTCAAGCAGAACACACAATGGTCCTCTCAGGCCCAGACCCTTACCGCCAGCGCCATTGCCGGGTTCTtcgccagcttcttctccctgcCCTTCGACTTCGTCAAGACTCGCTTGCAGAAGCAGTCCAAGGGCCCCGATGGGAAGCTGCCCTACAAGTCCATGGTCGACTGCTTCGCAAAGGTAGCCAAGCAGGAGGGCGTGATGCGCTTCTACCGCGGTTTCGGCACATACTACGTCCGCATTGCCCCCCATGC AATGGTAACGCTCATTGTAGCCGACTACCTTGGCTTCCTTACCAAATAG
- a CDS encoding Putative fructose-bisphosphate aldolase, class-II, aldolase-type TIM barrel: MGLLQDLNLKPGVVYGDDLLKLFTYAKEKEFAIPAANVTSSSTAVAALEAAREAKSPIILQTSQGGAAYFAGKGIPNSAEKQEASVAGAIAAAHYIRSIAPIYGVPVVLHSDHCAKKLLPWLDGMIAADEEEFKRSGTPLFSSHMIDLSEEDVAYNIETTAKYLKRSAPMKLWLEMEIGITGGEEDGVNNEDVDNNSLYTQPEDIYAIYQALNPISPYFSIAAGFGNVHGVYKPGNVKLHPELLGKHQEFVAQKLGTNDKKPVFFVFHGGSGSAVEEFKKAISFGVVKVNVDTDLQFAYLAGVRDYVVKNIDYLKTQVGNPEGDDKPNKKKYDPRVWVREGEKTMKERVKQALYDFNANDVL; encoded by the exons atGGGTCTCCTCCAGGATCTCAACCTCAAGCCCGGTGTCGTCTACGGCGATGACCTCCTGAAGCTCTTCACCTacgccaaggagaaggagttTGCCATCCCCGCTGCCAACGTC acctcctcgtccactGCCGTTGCTGCCCTCGAGGCTGCCCGCGAGGCCAAGTcccccatcatcctccagAC TTCCCAGGGTGGTGCCGCCTACTTCGCCGGCAAGGGCATTCCCAACAGCGCTGAGAAGCAGGAGGCTTCCGTCGCCGgtgccatcgccgccgcccactaCATCCGCTCTATTGCCCCCATCTACggcgtccccgtcgtcctccaCTCCGACCACTGCGC CAAGAAGCTTCTGCCATGGCTCGACGGCAtgatcgccgccgacgaggaggagttcAAGCGCTCCGGCACTCCCCTTTTCTCCTCGCACATGATCGACCTTTCCGAGG AGGATGTCGCCTACAACATCGAGACTACTGCCAAGTACCTCAAGCGCTCTGCTCCC ATGAAGCTTTGGCTTGAGATGGAGATCGGAA TCACCGGTGGtgaggaggacggcgtcaaCAACGAGGATGTCG ACAACAACTCCCTCTACACCCAGCCCGAGGACATTTACGCCATTTACCAGGCTCTGAACCCCATCAGCCCCTACTTCAGCATCGCTGCTGGTTTCGGCAACGTCCACGGTGTCTACAAGCCTGG CAATGTTAAGCTCCAccccgagctcctcggcaagcACCAGGAGTTTGTCGCCCAGAAGCTGGGCACCAACGACAAGAAGCCCgttttcttcgtcttccacGGTGGCTCCGGttccgccgtcgaggagttCAAGAAGGCCATCTCCTTCGGTgtcgtcaaggtcaacgTCGACACTGACCTCCAGTTCGCTTACCTGGCCGGTGTCCGTGACTACGTCGTCAAGAACATCGACTACCTGAAGACCCAGGTCGGCAACCCCGAGGGTGACGACAAgcccaacaagaagaagtaCGACCCCAGAGTCTGGGTTCGTGAGGGTGAGAAGACCATGAAGGAGCGTGTTAAGCAGGCCCTGTACGACTTCAACGCCAACGATGTTTTGTAA
- a CDS encoding Putative short-chain dehydrogenase/reductase SDR, NAD(P)-binding domain superfamily, giving the protein MTENKNELAALGAGTLFGVHGMVAAITGGGSGIGLMMAKALAANGAEKVYILGRRKEVLQEAASSIGPNVVPLVCDVTDRSSLRDATAVIEKEVGFVNLLVCNAGVGGPQVKAPSAEMTAAEWAEQHLEHNNSDYTRVFDVNVTSVWYTAMAFVKLLDLGNQKGNLSQSSQIVSTSSIAAFNKNAPGGWAYGQSKAAATLLTKQLSSNLPRWNIRANCIAPGLFPSEMSAPIAKLYSDDGSVPKEMVPLQRMGDTQDMAGAILYLASRAGAYCNGAVITLDGGRLGNFPTTWLA; this is encoded by the exons ATGACTGAAAACAAGAACGAATTGGCCGCTTTAGGAGCGGGCACCCTGTTTGGCGTCCATGGCATGGTTGCTGCTATCACGGGCGGCGGCTCTG GTATCGGTCTCATGATGGCCAAGGCATTGGCCGCCAACGGTGCTGAGAAGGTCTACATTCTGGGCCGCCGTAAGGAGGTCCTCCAGGAGGCTGCGTCTTCTATTGGACCCAACGTTGTCCCATTGGTCTGCGATGTGACCGATAGATCCAGCCTGAGAGATGCGACTGCCgtcatcgagaaggaggtcggGTTCGTCAACCTGTTGGTCTGCAATGCCGGTGTCGGTGGCCCTCAAGTCAAGGCCCCTTCTGCAGAGATGACCGCTGCCGAGTGGGCCGAGCAACATCTCGAGCACAATAACTCCGACTACACGCGAGTCTTCGACGTAAATGTCACCTCCGTTTGGTACACGGCAATGGCCTTTGtcaagcttctcgacctcggcaaccAAAAGGGTAACCTCTCGCAGAGCTCCCAGATCGTTTCGACCAGCTCGATCGCCGCATTCAACAAGAACGCCCCGGGTGGTTGGGCGTATGGCCAGTCCAAAGCAGCCGCAACGCTGCTCACCAAGCAGTTGTCAAGCAACCTGCCTCGCTGGAACATCAGAGCCAACTGCATCGCCCCTGGGC TGTTCCCCAGCGAGATGTCAGCGCCTATTGCGAAGCTCTACAGCGACGACGGTAGTGTTCCCAAAGAAATGGTACCCCTGCAGAGGATGGGTGATACCCAAGACATGGCAGGGGCGATACTATACCTTGCATCCAGAGCCGGAGCCTACTGTAACGGTGCGGTCATTACTCTGGACGGCGGTCGACTGGGTAATTTTCCCACAACATGGCTTGCCTAA
- a CDS encoding Putative quinoprotein alcohol dehydrogenase-like superfamily: MDGDWDEVARIPFPPPGVHAMATPVTTMTFDTAQELLWTGNDYGRVTSFYGSELQRYTSFKAHTTPDGPVRQILVNDKGVVVLGSRDIHMASRKGPPIWHIRHDDMKDLRCMSFTSKGTSEILAAGLQDTMFVIDLAKGEVVKQVPTAHSYKVMKRSRYICAATKDGTVDLIDPVNFSVVKSWNAHSALISDMDAQHDFIVTCGYSLRQGQNYMLDPFLNVFDIKKMSSMSPIPFPAGAAFVRMHPRMSTTSIVMSQSGQMHVVDLMNPNTSNVRQANTMTYLTMFEIAPSGEAVALADAEFNIHIWGSPSKLRFVDFASQTEFATPEEPLPTVEWTADTPLNSIGMPYYREALLSAWPDLISDVGAPPTKLQPQFLAGLKQSELGLFGRNTRGLRRNQVEDTRNLDKGNASGILAPKFLSEKAREFAKTPVGNANDDERVDHVANSLIQMDIDPTKAECPPMYRNVEIKYSKFGVDDFDFGFYNRTQYSGLEIHIANSYANSLLQVMHFTPLIRNMALQHAATACVADTCLLCELGFLFDMLQKAEGSICQATNMLKTLSHHPQAGPLGLLEEDPNGSTLTVMLQGLTRFLLDKIVHDYRSIPPGSNTMEQMLATSATSSIRCMNCRSEYTRPGSTFVNDLMYPPSTGKNTGRSQKAPKVTFSQILKSSVERETTSKGWCSRCQRYQTIATRKTIHNIPAVFMLNTAIGNAEQRRYWSTPGFLPDEIGVIVDHGQFFCYEGEDLKLHLQRGIHNITVYSLVGMAMNIDPGPGQKPHLVAMVNVAHAQPAAPQTSQWHLFNDFLVRSVSTEEALSFHPGWKMPSVIAFQVKEANNKIDMDWKKNIDTSLLYEDTNPHIDGKTYRALESSGEQPGPDSIVALDTEFVAVRQPEIEMNSDGERETIRPIVYALARASVVRGQGEDEGLPFIDDYISIREPIVDYLTSYSGITHDDLDPRVSKHNLVPLKVAYKKLWILLNLGCKFLGHGLKQDFRVINIHIPRSQVIDTIDLFFLKSRLRKLSLAFLAWYLLKEDIQLETHDSIEDARTALKLYRKYLEFEDAGVLEPMLQDIYRAGRDVNFRPPARSGQAADVQRTDTPPPLPTDGATVAPSTPGAPGIGSSSSGGFGAGSTWTPGKGSPLR, encoded by the exons ATGGACGGAGACTGGGACGAG GTCGCTCGCATCCCCTTTCCGCCTCCGGGCGTCCACGCCATGGCGACTCCCGTGACGACCATGACGTTTGACACCGCTCAAGAGCTGTTGTGGACCGGAAACGACTAC GGCCGCGTGACGTCCTTCTACGGCAGCGAGCTGCAGCGATACACCTCCTTCAAAGCACACACGACACCCGACGGCCCCGTGAGGCAGATCCTTGTCAACGACAAAGGCGTTGTGGTGCTGGGATCGAGGGACATACACATGGCCTCGCGGAAGGGGCCCCCGATATGGCATATTAG ACACGATGACATGAAAGACTTACGATGCATGAGCTTTACGTCCAAGGGGACATCCGAGATCCTCGCTGCCGGACTCCAAGACACTATGTTTGTGATCGACCTAGCTAAGGGCGAGGTGGTCAAGCAG GTTCCGACCGCGCACTCGTATAAAGTGATGAAGAGAAGCAGATACATCTGCGCCGCCACCAAAGACGGCACGGTCGACCTGATCGACCCCGTCAACTTTTCCGTCGTCAAGAGCTGGAATGCCCACTCAGCCTTGATCAGCGACATGGACGCCCAACATGACTTCATCGTCACCTGCGGTTATTCGCTGCGCCAGGGTCAGAACTACATGCTGGATCCATTCTTGAACGTCTTCGACATCAAGAAGATGTCTTCAATGTCGCCAATACCGTTTCCTGCTGGCGCCGCCTTTGTCAGGATGCATCCGAGAATGTCGACGACTAGCATTGTCATGTCCCAGAGCGGGCAGATGCATGTCGTTGACCTGATGAACCCAAACACTAGCAATGTGCGGCAAGCCAACACCATGACATACCTGACCATGTTCGAAATCGCGCCGTCCGGGGAGGCCGTTGCTCTGGCAGACGCAGAGTTCAACATCCACATCTGGGGATCTCCTTCAAAGCTCCGCTTCGTCGACTTCGCGTCGCAGACAGAGTTCGCGACTCCCGAAGAACCCCTGCCCACCGTAGAGTGGACTGCTGATAC GCCCCTGAACTCCATCGGTATGCCGTATTACCGAGAGGCCTTGCTGTCCGCCTGGCCGGACCTTATCTCCGACGTTGGAGCGCCCCCTACTAAACTTCAACCTCAATTCCTTGCTGGTCTCAAGCAGTCCGAGCTGGGTTTGTTTGGACGCAATACTCGGGGGCTTCGAAGGAACCAAGTTGAGGACACCCGGAACCTGGATAAGGGAAACGCCTCGGGAATACTAGCGCCCAAATTTCTCAGCGAGAAAGCAAGAGAGTTTGCCAAAACCCCTGTTGGCAACGCGAACGATGACGAAAGGGTTGATCATGTTGCCAACTCCCTCATTCAAATGGATATCGACCCCACAAAGGCAGAGTGCCCTCCCATGTACAGGAATGTTGAGATCAAGTACAGCAAGTTTGGCGTCGATGACTTTGATTTTGG GTTCTACAACAGAACACAGTACTCTGGACTTGAGATCCACATCGCCAACTCTTACGCAAACTCCCTCCTCCAGGTCATGCATTTTACGCCGCTGATTCGAAACATGGCGCTCCAGCATGCAGCTACTGCGTGTGTTGCCGACACTTGCTTGTTGTGCGAGTTGGGTTTCTTGTTCGATATGCTCCAGAAAGCAGAGGGATCCATCTGCCAAGCAACCAATATGTTAAAGACACTCAGCCACCATCCTCAAG CTGGcccccttggccttctcgaggaAGATCCTAATGGTTCCACCTTGACGGTCATGTTGCAGGGCTTGACGCGATTCCTTCTGGACAAGATAGTACATGACTATCGATCTATCCCGCCGGGCTCGAATACGATGGAGCAG ATGCTAGCAACGTCGGCGACAAGCTCAATTCGGTGCATGAACTGCAGGAGCGAGTACACTCGTCCTGGATCGACCTTTGTGAACGATCTGATGTATCCTCCATCAACAGGG AAGAACACGGGCCGCAGTCAGAAAGCACCGAAGGTGACCTTTTCTCAAATCCTCAAGTCCAGCGTCGAAAGGGAGACAACGTCCAAAGGCTGGTGCAGTCGATGTCAGCGGTATCAGACCATCGCAACCCGGAAAACGATCCATAACATTCCCGCAGTGTTCATGCTGAACACTGCTATTGGAAACGCGGAGCAAAGACGCTACTGGTCAACGCCGGGCTTCCTCCCTGACGAAATTGGCGTCATAGTAGACCACGGTCAGTTCTTTTGTTACGAGGGGGAAGACCTGAAGCTCCACCTCCAACGTGGTATCCATAATATCACGGTGTACTCGCTCGTCGGAATGGCCATGAACATCGATCCAGGCCCGGGTCAGAAGCCACATCTGGTCGCCATGGTCAACG TTGCCCATGCCCAGCCTGCAGCCCCGCAGACAAGCCAGTGGCATCTCTTCAATGACTTCCTCGTTCGGTCGGTAAGCACTGAAGAAGCGCTTTCGTTCCATCCGGGATGGAAAATGCCGTCGGTCATCGCGTTCCAGGTCAAGGAGGCGAACAACAAGATCGACATGGATTGGAAGAAGAACATCGATACTTCGCTTCTTTACGAGGATACCAA CCCCCACATTGATGGAAAAACATATCGCGCGCTTGAGTCGTCCGGTGAACAGCCCGGGCCGGATAGCATTGTGGCTCTGGATACTGAATTTGTCGCTGTTCGCCAGCCCGAAATCGAGATGAACTCCGatggtgagagagagacgatTCGGCCGATAGTGTACGCTCTCGCTAGAGCTTCGGTTGTCCGCGGCCaaggagaggacgagggcctcCCCTTTATTGACGATTACATCTCCATCAGGGAGCCCATCGTCGATTACCTGACATCGTACTCGGGTATCACCCACGATGATCTGGATCCCCGCGTATCGAAGCACAACCTCGTCCCTCTCAAAGTTGCTTACAAGAAACTTTGGATTTTGCTGAACCTCGGCTGCAAGTTCCTCGGTCACGGTCTCAAACAGGATTTCCGGGTCATCAATATTCACATCCCACGGTCTCAGGTTATCGACACGATTgatctcttcttcttgaaaTCGCGTCTGCGGAAGCTCTCGCTGGCGTTCCTAGCGTGGTATTTGTTGAAGGAGGATATCCAGCTAGAGACACACGACTCGATCGAGGATGCTCGGACGGCCCTGAAGTTGTATCGAAAGTATTTGGAGTTCGAAGATGCGGGTGTGCTGGAGCCGATGCTTCAAGATATCTACCGAGCCGGGCGTGACGTCAACTTCCGGCCACCTGCTAGAAGCGGGCAGGCCGCGGACGTCCAACGGACGGATACGCCGCCTCCACTGCCCACTGACGGAGCAACTGTGGCTCCATCGACGCCGGGTGCCCCTGGCATTGGGTCATCGTCAAGTGGCGGGTTCGGTGCAGGGTCTACTTGGACGCCCGGAAAGGGATCGCCGCTTCGATGA
- a CDS encoding Putative gfo/Idh/MocA-like oxidoreductase, NAD(P)-binding domain superfamily translates to MASVWGFLRRNYLIFNPPVAPKQDDAIRFGILGAARIAPVALIIPAISHGEVVVQSVAARDRTKAAAFAAKHGIPDVKDSYQAVIDDPSIDAVYIPLPNGLHYEWALKALQAGKHVLLEKPSVSNAQEAEALFGLPLLKDPNAPVLLEAFHYRFQPSWQFFLTLVDQDSVEHVKASGRIPWFMTTGDGDIRFRYDLAGGALMDLGTYCVSGIRQTFGREAEECLEARFETMPAPEERTDYAWRIVWRMKGGGTAETEGGLRAASLNFGVPRLSVSHQAAVVDDPKLPPGQEKTRKRRIEFENFMLGGVWHRIDVEDEFVIKSTQTGEVVRRWTEKTARKTYTFEEAGLEGKGTGEEWWLTYRHQLEQFVNRVKGRETGVWVDGEDSIKQMRMIDMAYEKAGLPVRRSPGVAS, encoded by the exons ATGGCGTCTGTCTGGGGATTCCTTCGACGCAACTATCTCATCTTCAACCCACCTGTCGCACCGAAGCAGGATGACGCTATCCGCTTCGGCATCCTAGGCGCCGCCAGGATCGC CCCAGTGGCCCTCATCATCCCAGCCATATCTCATGGCGAAGTCGTCGTGCAGTCCGTAGCCGCCCGCGACCGCACCaaagccgccgccttcgccgcgaAGCATGGCATTCCGGACGTCAAGGACTCGTACCAGGCCGTCATCGATGACCCGTCCATCGACGCCGTATACATCCCGCTACCGAACGGCCTGCACTACGAGTGGGCGCTCAAGGCTCTACAGGCAGGGAAGCACGTTCTCCTCGAGAAACCGTCGGTGTCCAATGCtcaggaggccgaggcgctgTTCGGTCTGCCCCTCCTGAAGGACCCCAACGCCCCTGTGCTGCTGGAGGCGTTTCACTACCGCTTCCAGCCGAGCTGGCAGTTTTTCCTGACGCTCGTCGACCAGGACAGCGTGGAGCACGTCAAGGCAAGCGGGCGGATACCGTGGTTCATGAcgacgggcgacggcgacatccGGTTCCGATatgacctcgccggcggtgcGCTGATGGACTTGGGCACGTACTGCGTCAGCGGAATCAGGCAGACGTTCGGgcgggaggcggaggagtgTCTGGAGGCGCGGTTCGAGACGATGCCAGCGCCCGAGGAGAGGACAGACTATGCATGGCGGATTGTGTggaggatgaaggggggCGGGACGGCGGAGACTGAGGGCGGGCTGAGGGCAGCGTCGCTGAATTTCGGGGTACCCAGGCTGAGCGTGTCTCACCAGGCGGCCGTGGTCGACGATCCAAAGCTGCCGCCCGGGCAGGAGAAGACGCGCAAGAGGAGGATCGAATTTGAGAACTTCATGCTGGGCGGGGTGTGGCACcgcatcgacgtcgaggacgagtttGTCATCAAGAGCACGCAGACCGGGGAGGTGGTGAGACGGTggacggagaagacggcgcgcAAGACGTACACATTTGAGGAGGCCGGCCTGGAGGGGAAAGGTACGGGGGAAGAGTGGTGGCTCACGTATCGACATCAGCTGGAGCAGTTTGTTAACCGTGTcaaggggagggagacgggGGTCTGGGTGGACGGGGAGGACAGCATCAAACAAATGAGGATGATCGATATGGCGTACGAAAAGGCCGGGTTGCCGGTGAGGAGGTCGCCTGGCGTTGCCAGCTGA
- a CDS encoding Putative flagellum site-determining protein YlxH/ Fe-S cluster assembling factor NBP35 — MRPTLSRSFQYSLRVLGHENPLGLPKSGTPPNWPRKPVQRKIRGVEKVIAVSSAKGGVGKSTIAANLSLAFARLGYRAGILDTDIFGPSIPTLFNLSGEPRLSQNNQLVPMTNYGVKTMSMGYLVPEEDAVVWRGPMVMKAIQQLLHEVDWGALDILVLDLPPGTGDTQLTITQQLLLDGSIIVTTPHTLAVKDAVKGINMFNKVNVNILGLIQNMSLFNCPHCHGNTHVFGSNERVERMCRDHNISFLGDVPLHQSIGDNADLGKPTVAAEPTSERAEIFLKIARDIAPKIDLCMP, encoded by the exons ATGAGGCCGACGCTATCCCGGTCATTTCAATACTCTCTCCGAGTGCTCGGCCATGAGAACCCCTTG GGACTCCCCAAGTCAGGCACGCCGCCAAATTGGCCCAGGAAACCTGTCCAGCGCAAGATCCGTGGCGTAGAAAAGGTCATCGCTGTCTCGTCCGCCAAGGGTGGCGTTGGCAAGAGTACGATTGCAG CAAATCTATCACTGGCCTTTGCCCGGCTCGGTTACCGCGCTGGCATTCTGGACACCGACATCTTTGGTCCATCTATCCCGACGCTCTTCAACCTGTCAGGAGAGCCTCGGTTGTCACAAA ACAACCAGCTGGTTCCAATGACAAACTATGGTGTCAAGACTATGTCGATGGGCTACCTCGTACCAGAAGAGGACGCTGTGGTGTGGAGAGGCCCGATGGTGATGAAGGCTATCCAACAACTACTTCACGAAGTTGACTGGGGCGCCTTGGACATCCTTGTTCTTGATCTGCCTCCTGGTACCGGCGACACGCAGCTAACCATTACTcagcagcttcttcttgatg ggtccatcatcgtcaccacgCCTCACACACTCGCCGTCAAGGATGCTGTCAAGGGCATCAACATGTTTAACAAGGTCAACGTCAACATCTTGGGCTTGATCCAGAACATGTCCCTCTTCAACTGCCCACATTGTCACGGCAATACGCACGTCTTCGGGTCCAATGAGAGAGTTGAGCGCATGTGCAGAGACCACAACATCAGCTTCCTGGGCGACGTCCCCTTGCATCAATCCATCGGCGACAATGCAGACCTGGGCAAGCCTACTGTCGCGGCAGAGCCGACGAGCGAGAGGGCCGAAATCTTCCTCAAGATCGCCAGAGACATTGCGCCGAAGATTGACCTTTGCATGCCTTAG
- a CDS encoding Putative DNA repair protein Crb2, Tudor, translating to MSTQIAALEEDRQQYQEQLDVVLAGLKDDPENPELKNLQAELNDMISLLNESLAELQPKQAPKPATQKAPSPPEPEKWSKENHPAFKKAAPAPAPEEKDDTPPVTYQVNDTVMAKWASGDRGFYPARITSITGSSTAPIYIVKFKSYDNTETLRAKDIRPVSNKRKADGAPASGPGTGQQAAHTPPVPSNGVVTSAAASLYPEQQAKMEAEKNAVDDAAKPPKPKKIKATKELEKGKSKWQEFNSKSKFGKHKKDSMFRTPDGVGGRVGFTGSGQAMRKDPGRSRHVYQQNDELD from the exons ATGTCTACTCAAATCGCAGCCTTGGAAGAGGATCGCCAACAGTATCAAGAGCAG CTCGATGTCGTTCTCGCCGGCCTTAAAGATGACCCCGAAAATCCCGAACTCAAGAATCTGCAGGCGGAGTTGAATGATATGATCTCCCTCCTAAACGAGTCTCTTGCTGAGCTGCAGCCGAAGCAGGCACCCAAGCCCGCAACACAGAAAGCTCCCAGCCCgcccgagcccgagaagTGGTCCAAGGAGAACCATCCCGCcttcaagaaggccgccccCGCTCCCGCCCCCGAAGAGAAGGACGACACACCGCCCGTCACGTACCAGGTGAACGACACCGTTATGGCCAAATGGGCATCGGGCGACAGAGGTTTCTACCCTGCACGCATCACATCCATCACGGGCTCTTCCACGGCTCCCATATACATTGTCAAATTCAAAAGCTACGATAACACCGAAACTTTGCGCGCCAAGGACATCCGTCCTGTGTCCAATAAACGCAAGGCTGACGGCGCACCAGCGTCCGGGCCCGGCACCGGCCAGCAAGCTGCCCACACACCGCCCGTCCCATCCAATGGCGTCGTCACCTCCGCTGCCGCCAGCTTATATCCGGAACAGCAAGCCAAGATGgaggcggagaagaacgctgtcgacgacgccgcaaAGCCacccaagcccaagaagatcaaggctACAAAAgagctggagaagggcaaGTCCAAGTGGCAAGAATTCAACTCAAAGTCTAAGTTCGGAAAGCACAAAAAGGACAGCATGTTCCGCACGCCCGATGGCGTGGGGGGCCGAG TTGGCTTCACTGGCTCAGGCCAAGCCATGCGCAAAGATCCCGGTCGCAGCCGGCATGTATATCAACAAAACGACGAGCTTGACTAA